The following proteins come from a genomic window of Geminicoccaceae bacterium SCSIO 64248:
- a CDS encoding dipeptide/oligopeptide/nickel ABC transporter permease/ATP-binding protein, translating to MRRLPWLALSVLAAIVLIAVLAPVLPLHDPVRMSIANRMAPPSWAYPLGQDEYGRDVLTRLVWGARTSLFVAVSAAAIACVLGTCLGMIGGFLRGVAGFLAIRSMDVVLSFPPLLLALLVVTLSGPGTATLIPIIALVYLPGFTRVAYSGVLGIRSHEYVEAVRSLGAGSGRIMLRTILPNIGGPILVQFSLTVASGIVLESGLSFLGLGVVPPEPSWGLMIGAARSTMNQAPLLLVWPCLALTLTILVVNAVCDGLRDAVDPQPRVRSLGRRLRDLATPDATAASRPRALLEVHDLTVTLGTGDDALDAVRGSSFRVEPGRTLAIVGESGSGKSLTALAITGLLPPVAHVTSGEAWLDGVELTRRGEAELRRVRGKDVAMIFQDPGSSLNPVHRIGDQIVEAIQAHQAVSRSEARRRALDLLRRVLLPDAERRIDAFPHELSGGQRQRVMIAMAIANEPKLLIADEPTTALDVTVQAQILDLLKDLQRERGMAIVFITHSLPVVAEFADDVAVMYAGELVEQGPTERVFECPLHPYTRALLESAPVEDGPAPQGIPGTVPPPFDLPPGCVFAPRCARHVDACDALHPPLDQVAPERQSRCIRPEAA from the coding sequence ATGAGGCGTCTCCCCTGGCTCGCCCTGTCCGTGCTCGCCGCCATCGTCCTGATCGCGGTCCTGGCGCCTGTCCTGCCCCTGCACGATCCCGTGCGCATGAGCATCGCCAATCGGATGGCGCCGCCGTCCTGGGCCTACCCGCTTGGGCAGGACGAATACGGCCGCGACGTGCTGACCCGCCTTGTCTGGGGCGCGCGGACCTCGCTCTTCGTCGCGGTCAGCGCCGCCGCGATCGCCTGCGTCCTCGGCACCTGCCTCGGCATGATCGGCGGCTTCCTCCGCGGCGTGGCCGGCTTCCTCGCGATCCGGTCCATGGACGTCGTCCTGAGCTTTCCGCCCCTTCTTCTCGCGCTGCTGGTGGTGACGCTGAGCGGTCCGGGCACGGCGACGCTGATCCCGATCATCGCGCTGGTCTACCTGCCGGGCTTCACGCGTGTCGCCTACAGCGGCGTGCTCGGCATCCGCAGCCATGAATATGTCGAGGCCGTGCGCAGCCTGGGCGCCGGTTCCGGCCGGATCATGCTGCGCACGATCCTGCCCAATATCGGCGGCCCCATCCTGGTCCAGTTCAGCCTGACCGTGGCCTCGGGCATCGTGCTCGAGTCCGGTCTCTCCTTCCTCGGGCTGGGCGTCGTTCCTCCGGAGCCGTCCTGGGGCCTGATGATCGGCGCCGCGCGCTCGACCATGAACCAGGCGCCGCTCCTGCTCGTATGGCCCTGCCTCGCGCTGACTCTCACCATCCTCGTGGTCAACGCGGTGTGCGACGGGCTGCGCGACGCCGTCGATCCGCAGCCGCGCGTGCGCTCGCTCGGCCGGCGCCTGCGCGATCTCGCGACACCCGACGCGACGGCGGCAAGCCGGCCGCGGGCGCTCCTCGAGGTCCATGACCTCACGGTCACGCTAGGCACGGGCGACGACGCGCTGGACGCCGTCCGCGGATCGAGCTTTCGCGTCGAGCCGGGCCGGACGCTGGCGATCGTCGGCGAGAGCGGCTCCGGCAAGTCCCTGACCGCGCTTGCGATCACCGGCCTGCTGCCGCCGGTCGCCCACGTCACGTCGGGGGAGGCGTGGCTGGATGGGGTCGAGCTGACGCGTCGGGGCGAGGCCGAGCTTCGGCGCGTGCGCGGCAAGGACGTCGCGATGATCTTTCAGGATCCCGGCAGCAGCCTGAACCCGGTCCACCGCATCGGCGACCAGATCGTCGAGGCGATCCAAGCGCATCAGGCGGTCTCGCGATCCGAGGCGAGGCGCCGCGCCCTCGATCTCCTGCGCCGCGTGCTCCTGCCCGACGCGGAGCGGCGGATCGACGCCTTTCCGCACGAGCTCTCCGGCGGCCAGCGCCAGCGCGTCATGATCGCGATGGCGATCGCCAACGAGCCCAAGCTCCTGATCGCCGACGAGCCGACGACCGCGCTCGACGTCACCGTCCAGGCCCAGATCCTCGATCTTTTGAAGGACCTGCAGAGGGAGCGCGGCATGGCCATCGTCTTCATCACCCACAGCCTGCCGGTCGTCGCGGAGTTCGCGGACGACGTCGCGGTGATGTATGCCGGCGAATTGGTCGAGCAGGGGCCGACCGAGCGGGTGTTCGAGTGTCCCCTCCATCCCTACACCCGTGCGCTGCTCGAAAGCGCGCCGGTCGAGGACGGTCCCGCGCCGCAGGGCATTCCCGGCACCGTCCCGCCGCCCTTCGACCTGCCGCCGGGCTGCGTGTTCGCGCCGCGTTGCGCGCGGCACGTCGATGCCTGCGACGCGCTTCATCCGCCGCTCGATCAGGTCGCGCCGGAGCGCCAGTCCCGTTGCATCCGTCCGGAGGCGGCATGA